A genomic region of Bacteroidota bacterium contains the following coding sequences:
- a CDS encoding type II toxin-antitoxin system PemK/MazF family toxin: protein GSEIKKTRPCVIISPNEMNKYLRTIIVAPMTTKSRKYPTRIEVKHDRKIAWIVIDQIRTIDKQRIIRALGRLSKLEIKEVKSIMKETFID from the coding sequence TAGGGAGTGAGATTAAGAAAACAAGACCTTGTGTAATCATTTCACCCAATGAGATGAATAAATATCTTAGAACAATTATTGTCGCACCAATGACCACAAAGTCGAGAAAATACCCAACAAGAATTGAAGTAAAACATGACAGAAAAATAGCTTGGATTGTAATTGATCAAATCCGGACAATTGACAAGCAACGCATAATCAGGGCATTAGGAAGATTGTCAAAACTTGAAATAAAAGAAGTGAAGTCAATAATGAAAGAAACATTTATTGATTAA